Part of the Thermodesulfobacteriota bacterium genome is shown below.
GGATTTGAAGAAAGGAACGAGCATGAAGAAGGAAGGTTTTATTCTGTTTAGTGGCGGCGTTAAAGGGGCTGAGGCGGAATTTGGGGCGAATGCGGAGCGTTTTGGAATTGAAGAAGTGAACTTCACATTTGAAGGACACAACATCGTTCGCCAACGAGGCTTGCGGGTACTGAACCACGAAGAGCTAAAAAATGGGGACGTGAGCCTGGAATACGTTTCGCGGCTGATGAATCGCCGCTACACCAGCAGCCCGACTTTTCGCAAAATTCTGCAAAGCATCTGGTATCAGATTAACAGCGGACAGGAAATTTACGTGGTTGGAGAGATACTGGAGGACAAAACCGTAAAGGGCGGCACAGGATGGGGCGCTGAGTTCGCCAAATTATGCAACAAACCATTGTACGTATTCGATCAGAAACGTAATGCGTGGTTCAGTTGGACTCAGACAGACTGGGTTGAGCGCGAGAGGGGAAATGAGCCGGTCATCACCCATGTTCATTTCGCAGGAACAGGGACGCGCTTTCTCGAAGAGAACGGCAAAAAAGCAATCGCCGAATTGTTCGACAGAACGTTCTCATAATTGAGCGACACGTCTGTTCCATTGTTGTAAGGCGGGTAGCTTAAGCAGTCAATGCGCCTGACGCCAGCCGGTTGGGCGTGTTATGGATAAGTGGGAGCGCAGTCACGTTAGTTCCGTTACGTGTCGCATAATCATCGAGTACCAAGTTTAGCTGTTTGAAAAAGTATTTTTAAATCCCTCCCGACCTCCCTTTTTCAAAGGGAGGAGAACCACTTCCCCCTTTGGAAAAGGGGGATTGAGGGGGATTTTGGACCTTATAGCGCCTTGTCTATGGCATATTTTTCAAAAACCTAAAGTGTTATATCCTCGAGACGTCTGGGGAAGACAAGCCTGTCGTGAGTAAGCGGAGTAAGATATGATTCGGGTCTCGTCAAAAATTATGCTGGACGATAACGAGCTTCACTTCAGGTTTGTGCGCGCCTCCGGACCCGGCGGGCAGAACGTAAACAAGGTAGCGACTGCCGTTCAGCTCCGTTTCGACGTAACCGGCTCCCCTTCACTTCCGCCCGAGATTCGTGAGCGGCTGCTGCGCATCGCCGGGAAGAAGGTCACTGAGTCCGGTACGCTCATTATCGAGGCTCGACGCTTCCGCACACAAGAACGAAATCGCCAGGACGCAATCGATCGACTGGCAGCGCTGATCCACAGAGCGGCAGAGATACCGAAGCCTCGCCGTAAGACCATGGCCCCTTTTGCGTCACGGAGACGCCGCATAGAAACAAAACAGCGGCGCGGTCAGACCAAACGTATGCGACGACTAATCCACCCCTCTGAGGGGTAGGGCCAAAGCGTCCGGAGGCAAGGCAAACCGGCCCTCCGGCTATTACCGGACAGGCACATAGCCTCCCCTGACCCCGGAATCAGAGAGCACAACCTGCCAAAGCTGGTTCTTTCTGGCCCTGAACGCCCCTGCGCAGGTGAGAAGGTAGTACTTCCACATTCGATAGAATGTCTCCCCATATTTCCCGTGAAACTTGTTCCAGTTTTTATCGAAGTTTTGAAACCAGGCCATCAACGTCTTGTCGTAGTCAGGCCCAAAATTGTGCCAATCTTCGATCACAAATATCCCTTCGCACGCCCCGGCAATCTGGGATACGGAGGGTAACATGGCGCGGGGGAAGATATACTTGTTGAGCCAGGCGTCGATATCGGTTACGGAAATGTTACCGCCAATGGTTTGTATGAGAAAGAGTGCGCCCGGCCTGAGATTGCGTTTGACAACGCTCATGTACCTGCGGTAATTCCTGAAGCCGACATGTTCCAGCATCCCCAGTGAAACTGCGGCATCAAAGGCGCCGTCGCTGCCGAGCGCACGATAGTCCTGCAACCTGATCTGGACCGGTAATCCGGCGCACATTTTTTCGGCCAGCGAACTTTGTTCCCGGGAGATAGTTATCCCCACGACTGAAACACCGTAGTTCTCAGCAGCGAACCTGGCAAAGCTGCCCCACCCGCAGCCAATATCCAAAACCCGCATGCCCGGACGCAGATAGAGTTTCCTGCAAACCAGTTCCAGTTTGGCTTCCTGGGCCTCGTCTAATGTCCTTGCGTTTTTCCAATAAGCGCAACTATAGACCATCCGTTTATCGAGCATGGCGCGAAACAGCTCGTTATCCAGATTATAATGGGCAGCGGCACAGAGGCAGCGTCTCTCGTTCTGCTGATTAAGAACCCGGGCCGAAAGGCATCCCCATGCGAGCGCCGCCCTGCTGGCCAGGCTGAGATCATTTATACTAAACTCTATGTCCTTCAATAACGCCTTTTCTGCCAGGACATCCAGCCTGTCCGTCTCCCACCAGCCGTCCATATAGGCCTCGCCCACGCCCAAAGCCCCGCGGGCAAGCGCCCGCTCATAGAAACGTCCATCCCTGACCCGAACATCAGAATCTCCGTTGCCGTCTATGACGATACCGGCCTGGGCCAGGACGGCCTGAAGGATTTCTTTGGCTTTCGCTGCCTTCATAAGCATTTTATCTCAAGACTGATGATCTCGTAAAAAATCAAAGTTTGACGGCTTCCCGACACACATCTTGAAACGCACCGCTGCATAGCAAGACAGAAAATAAGCTGTTTGAGCAGACTATAGACTGGCGTAAACCGCTGTAACGCAGAAAGAAGAGGAATACCGTGTCAAACCCCGGAGGCAACGGTCGGAGACAGGCGTACAACACGCGCCCGATTACTTCTTGAGAATCCCGCAGGAGACGCCGAATGAACGCAGAGCGTATAATTATAATA
Proteins encoded:
- the arfB gene encoding alternative ribosome rescue aminoacyl-tRNA hydrolase ArfB, translated to MIRVSSKIMLDDNELHFRFVRASGPGGQNVNKVATAVQLRFDVTGSPSLPPEIRERLLRIAGKKVTESGTLIIEARRFRTQERNRQDAIDRLAALIHRAAEIPKPRRKTMAPFASRRRRIETKQRRGQTKRMRRLIHPSEG
- the cfa gene encoding cyclopropane fatty acyl phospholipid synthase, producing MKAAKAKEILQAVLAQAGIVIDGNGDSDVRVRDGRFYERALARGALGVGEAYMDGWWETDRLDVLAEKALLKDIEFSINDLSLASRAALAWGCLSARVLNQQNERRCLCAAAHYNLDNELFRAMLDKRMVYSCAYWKNARTLDEAQEAKLELVCRKLYLRPGMRVLDIGCGWGSFARFAAENYGVSVVGITISREQSSLAEKMCAGLPVQIRLQDYRALGSDGAFDAAVSLGMLEHVGFRNYRRYMSVVKRNLRPGALFLIQTIGGNISVTDIDAWLNKYIFPRAMLPSVSQIAGACEGIFVIEDWHNFGPDYDKTLMAWFQNFDKNWNKFHGKYGETFYRMWKYYLLTCAGAFRARKNQLWQVVLSDSGVRGGYVPVR